In Edaphobacter aggregans, the sequence CCAAGTGTCACCCTTCCTGGCGGCTTCTACGGTATACAGGGTGGTCCTTATCCCTCGCACTCCCAAGGTCCCATCTACACGATCACGGACAGTGTGACCAAGGTATGGGGAAATCACACAGTGAAAGCTGGCGTCTACTTTAACTATCAGGGCGAAAACGATAACGACCAGATCAACGTATCGACTGTACCGGGCGGCGCCAACAACCAGAACGGCTCGTTCGTCTTTACCGATCCAAGAACGGGACTGGGCGGAACTACCGGTGTCGGTATAGCCAACCTGGCTTTGGGGTTGGCCGACAGCTACACCGAGATCGGGCCCAAATCGTATACACAGTGGTCCGGACAGATGTATGAGTTCTTCGGTCAGGATGCGTGGCAGGTAACGTCTAAACTGCATATCGACTACGGTCTGCGGGTAACCATCCTTACTCCCTACAAGCCAGCTTGGGGCAATGCAGTTTACTTTGATCCCGGTTCGTTCGTTGCCGCGAACGCACCGCAGGTCAATCCAGCGACGGGTCTCGTCATCCTGGGCACTGGCAACCCCTACAACGGGATGGTGATTCCGGGCTTCAGCAATTTCCCCAGCTCAGCTGCAGCCCACGGAGTGGTCGGATCCGAAGCTAACTCGACCGCCTGCGATGGAGGTCCCTGCACTGGCCTGTTCGCTCCTCATCTGCGTAACGGCTATGTCAACCTTGCAACCACGGTTCAGCCTCGTTTGGGCATTGCTTACCAGGCTGATTCGAAGACGGTATTTCGCGCGGGAGCCGGTGAGTTTGCAACCCGTATGGGATTGCTCGATAACATCTTCCCTGGCGGCAATCCTCCCTTCCAGCCGTTCGTGACAGTGAATGCGGCATCGGGCAACTTGAACAGCATGGTGGATAACCCTGGTCTGGCCTTGAACCCCAGCGTTGCACCTGCTTTGACGGTGACGACGTTGGCCCAGAATCTAAAGTCTCCGGTCAGATGGAACTGGAACCTCACTATTCAGAGGGAGCTTCCGTTGAGCTCTTACATGTCAATCGCCTATGTCGGAGGCCGTGGCATACACAACTGGAGAGTGTTTGACATCAATCAGCCTGTGGTCGGTGCTATACAGGCGAATCCCGGCAAAAATGTGACTTACCTTCGCCCCTACCAGGGCTACTCTGCGATTCAGCAGGAACAAAGCAATGGGGACGCGAGATATAACGCGCTTCAGATTGCGTGGAATCGACGCTTTGTACACAATGCAATGTTCGGTGTCAGCTATACATGGTCGAAGAGTATGGATGACAGTTCGAACTACCGTGACATCGTTCCTGATACCTACAACACCAGTAACCTCTGGGGACCGTCCGAGTACGACGCTCGTCATGCTCTGGTGGTTAACTATCTCTATGCGTTTCCATTCTTCAGTGGCCAAAGAAATCTCCAGGGCCAGTTATTCGGTAACTGGCGGTTAGGCGGAAGCGCTCAATTCCAAACTGGCCAACCCTGCGGAATCGGAACCAATAACGAATACGCCGGCGTAGGCGAGGTGGGCAGCTTCGGTTGCGGCTCTCAAGGGCAATTCTGGGTTAAGAATGGAAACCCAGCGATCCTGAAAAACTTCTCCGGCTATCCGGGGCAAACTGGCAAATACTTCGCCACAACAAACGCTGATGGTTCACCAATCTTCACGCAGCCCACCGCTGGCACATTCAATCTTCAACATGGCGTGCGCGACTCCATCTACGGGCCCGGCTTCCAGAACTGGAATATCTCCGTGCACAAGGACTTCCCAATCAACGAGAGAGCGCGGTTCGAGTTCAGCACCGATGCTTATAACTTCATCAACCACTCCAACTGGGCACAGATTGGGCAGACAGGCGGTCCTGATCTCAACCCGACGTCAGGTACGTTCGGAAGAGTCACCGGAAAGTCGCAGACCAATCCGCGACAGCTGCAGGTCGCTCTGAAATTTATCTTCTAGAACAGAACGCTCAAGACCCCGCACGCGCTCGAACGTGCGGGGTTTTCTGTTACCGGCATCAAACCCTAAATCAGTTAGGCTCCGGCGCTGCCCGGCGAATGGATGGTTCCAGCTATGCGATTGACACACTTCTCATGCTCGCCTCGTCGTACGACCAAATCTTGCCGTCGGTCTTTCGGATCTGTTGGGATCCTGTCCGCAGTCGCAGCAACTTTGCTCCCCATCGCCGCTTATAGCCAGACAATGAAGGCTCCCGACATCACAAAGGCTCCAACTTTGTATGTCGTTCCGTACGCGCATCTCGACACGCAATGGCGTTGGGAGATGCCGCAGACGATCAGCGAGTATCTGCTAAAGACGATGCGCGTGAACTTCGACTACATGGATAAATATCCGCACTACGTCTTCAACTGGACCGGCTCCAATCGCTACCGTCTGATGAAAGAGTATTTTCCCGCCGACTACGCCCGGATGCAGAAGTACGCCGCCGAGGGACGCTGGTTTCCAGCCGGCTCATCTGTCGAAGAAGGCGACGTCAATCTTCCCAGCGCCGAAGGAATCTTTCGCCAGGTCCTCTATGGCAACGAATACTTCCGCAAAGACTTCGGCAAGGCAAGCGCAGAGTACATGCTGCCCGACTGCTTCGGTTTTCCTGCATCGCTCCCCAGCATCCTTGCTCACGCAGGCGTAAAGGGCTTCTCGACACAAAAACTCAACGCGCAATGGCAGCCAGCCCCGAAGATCGGCGGCCCCGATTCACCTGAGAAGACACCAGAGGGCATTCCATTCAACGTCGGACTCTGGGTTGGACCGGACGGAAGCCACGTACTCGCAGCGTTGAATCCCGGCGGCTACGGAAGCAATGTTTATACCGATCTCAGCAAGCCGTCCACGCAGTCTATAGTTTCTGCGCCGCAACTCACCAGCGAGGAGCGCTCACGGCTCACTCCAGCACAGCAAGTTGCGCTTGCCCGCCCGCGCTCTGTCGAACCGAACTGGGTCGAGCGCATCGACCGCAACGGCAAGGTCACCGGCGTCTTCGCCGACTACCACTACGTCGGCACTGGAGACATCGGCGGTGCGACCCAGGAATCAACGGTAAAGCTGCTCGAAGCTATAGTGACCAAGAGCGAGACCACATTGCCTGCGCCACCACGCGGCGCATTTGCGATGGGCGAGACACCAACCGCCGAGCCCAGCGGGCCGCCGGTCAAAGTAGGTGAAGGCCCCGTGAACGTAGTCATAGCCACTGCGGATCAGATGTTCAACGACATCCAACCCGGGATGGAATCGCGCATGCCGCAATACCAGGGCGATCTCGAGCTCATCAATCACTCCGCCGGCTCACTCACGTCGCAGGCGTATCACAAGCGTTGGATCACCAAGAACGAGCTCCTCGCGGATGCCGCCGAAAAATCTTCCATTGCAGCACAGTGGCTCGGAGCCCGAACCTATCCGCAGCAACGGCTCAACGATGCATGGACGCTGGAACTGAGCGGCCACTTCC encodes:
- a CDS encoding TonB-dependent receptor, with amino-acid sequence MLVGCSVFAAPAWGQSDVGTIAGFVRDHSGAVVPGARVTIQNEGTGQEQSAIADSQGRYTITNLQPADYTMTAEAKGFKKFISTHNRLSASTTINIDATLDIGQLSETVEVTATASVLQTESGAVQSQVTGQQIRDQQLNGRNPLYMGSLLPGLRSGSTLGDFNFAVGGGVPFQINGARTQDTLVTFDGAPAVRTRGSGAIIGVASVDATQEMQVLTAGYQAEYGGAAGGQIRLVSKSGTTDFHGSAYEYLRNSAMNANTWTRNFSPTTRFASPFVYNNFGFTFGGPVWIPGWHATDPLRQKLFFFVNEDWIRYRFADTQPQAVPTLRMRQGDFSELLVPGNPWYSGTAQIYDPATCPTKGAASCVAYAGNIIPKGRLSANGMAILNAYPAPTPGYVTGTATNWIAQAAHPINQRKEVINVDFILSQNHHFEFRRQAATYLEYQPFDQGSGLTGKYFNRPNQTNGLAWTWTISPTIINELRGTVSIDRVYIPVNTALAGFNRQTLGINFPYIIPGAKAAPQKIPSVTLPGGFYGIQGGPYPSHSQGPIYTITDSVTKVWGNHTVKAGVYFNYQGENDNDQINVSTVPGGANNQNGSFVFTDPRTGLGGTTGVGIANLALGLADSYTEIGPKSYTQWSGQMYEFFGQDAWQVTSKLHIDYGLRVTILTPYKPAWGNAVYFDPGSFVAANAPQVNPATGLVILGTGNPYNGMVIPGFSNFPSSAAAHGVVGSEANSTACDGGPCTGLFAPHLRNGYVNLATTVQPRLGIAYQADSKTVFRAGAGEFATRMGLLDNIFPGGNPPFQPFVTVNAASGNLNSMVDNPGLALNPSVAPALTVTTLAQNLKSPVRWNWNLTIQRELPLSSYMSIAYVGGRGIHNWRVFDINQPVVGAIQANPGKNVTYLRPYQGYSAIQQEQSNGDARYNALQIAWNRRFVHNAMFGVSYTWSKSMDDSSNYRDIVPDTYNTSNLWGPSEYDARHALVVNYLYAFPFFSGQRNLQGQLFGNWRLGGSAQFQTGQPCGIGTNNEYAGVGEVGSFGCGSQGQFWVKNGNPAILKNFSGYPGQTGKYFATTNADGSPIFTQPTAGTFNLQHGVRDSIYGPGFQNWNISVHKDFPINERARFEFSTDAYNFINHSNWAQIGQTGGPDLNPTSGTFGRVTGKSQTNPRQLQVALKFIF